One window from the genome of Candidatus Binatus sp. encodes:
- a CDS encoding BrnT family toxin, whose protein sequence is MDFEWDEKKRAINLAAHGLDLIDATKLFDGRPVFTYPSPRHGEERFVTVGQLTNRFFAVVWTERVEAIRLISFRRARDAEERKYRTIFG, encoded by the coding sequence ATGGACTTTGAATGGGACGAGAAGAAGCGCGCGATAAATCTGGCGGCGCACGGCCTGGATCTGATCGACGCAACCAAGCTGTTCGACGGGCGCCCGGTATTCACATACCCGTCTCCACGTCACGGCGAGGAACGCTTTGTGACCGTCGGGCAGTTGACGAATAGATTTTTCGCTGTCGTATGGACCGAACGCGTGGAGGCCATCCGGCTTATTTCCTTCAGGAGGGCAAGAGATGCGGAAGAACGAAAATATCGCACGATTTTCGGCTGA